CGATCCGGAAAAGGGAAAAACCCGTTCGCTGGATTTACAATATCATTATTACGGGAAGAAAATAGTACTGGATTTCTTCGGACAGGATTATAAAGGGTTCTATCTGGAAGATACGAATAAGGAAAACATCATCGGGATGTATCCCGACATGCAGTTAACCAAAGTAGGGCTGTTCGGACAATATGTTTTCAATGGTAATAAGTTTTCCTATCGATCGGCATTTGACCAGACGGAACGGCAGTTAAAGTCGGCAGGAAGTTTGTTACTGGGCGGTGGTATTTATTATACACGGGTTCGCGCCGAAACCTCTTTAGCATTCTATAAAGACCTTTACCAGGTTGGACCCAGTATCGGCTATGCCTATACATGGGTTATTAACCGTCATTTTTTTCTGACGGGCTCTGTAACTCCCGGTTTGACGGTAGGGTTTAAAAATATAAACGATACGTTAATCTGGAATCCGAGTGTCTTTTTCAGATCCGCATTCGGTTATAATGCCGACAGCTGGTCGCTTAACGCATCCTTTTTGCTTAACAAGCTTTATGTGAGTTATAAGGATGATAACCACATCAGCCTTAATTCCGGAAATTTCCAGTTTACTTTTATCAAACGTTTTGACAGTAATTCGCGGATACTTAAAAAAATACCAAGATTTTAAATGTTTCAAAAGCCGGATGTATAGGATCGGTTAAACAGAACGAATCTGCCGGTATTATTTTGGGCAATGAAACCAAAATAATACCGGCAGATTACAGTATCCTACAACCATTGTCCGAACTTTTTGAGAAACTGTGTCTTTACCAATTGGGTCAGCAGGCAATAGCCGGTTAGTATGCCTATCAGCCATGGAAAATAAGCAAGTGGTAAAGCCTGCAGGTTTACCGTTTTGGCAAAAGGAGTAAACGGTATTGCCAGACCGACCAGCATTACGAAAGAAGTTAGGGCGACAACCGGAGCCGTTGCCCAGCTTTGTACAAACGGTATTTTTCGCGTGCGGATCATGTGTACGATTAATGTTTGCGATAACAATCCTTCTACAAACCAGCCGGTCTGGAACAGGCTCTGATGTTCGGGAGCATTCGCTTTGAATACAAAAAACAGTACGGCAAATGTGGCATAATCAAAGATGGAACTTATCGGACCGATACACAGCATAAAACGACTGATTCCGGCAGCATCCCATTTTTGCGGTTTTTCCAGGAAATCTTCGTCCATTCTGTCCCAGGGAATGGATATTTGTGAAATATCGTATAACAGGTTCTGGATCAGTAAATGGATGGGCAGCATGGGCAAAAACGGCAGCAGGATACTCGCACCGAGCATGCTGAACATGTTTCCGAAGTTACTGCTGGCAGTCATCTTGATGTATTTGATAATGTTCCCGAATGTCCGGCGGCCGTAAATAACCCCTTTTCGCAATACCATCAGGTCTTTTTCCAAAAGGATAATATCGGCACTTTCTTTAGCAATATCCACAGCGGTATCCACCGAAATCCCTACGTCGGCATTTCGCAGTGCCGGAGCATCGTTGATACCGTCGCCCATAAAGCCAACCGTATGCTGCTGTGCCTGGAACAGTTGCACGATACGGGATTTCTGAACCGGATTCAGCTTTGCAAAAACACTGGTTTCTTCCAGTTTTGAAGAAAGTTCATCATCGGTCATTTTCTCAATTTCATTTCCCAATAGAACGTGATGGAACGGAATGCCTACATCGCGGCAGATTTTCCGGGTCACGATATCGTTGTCACCGGTTAGTACTTTTACCTGTACGCCCAGTTTCTGTAAACTTTCAATGGCCGGTTTGGCAGAAGGTTTTGCCGGATCCAAAAAGCCTATAAAACCGGTTAAGACCATTTTGCTTTCATCGGCTACGCTGTAGTTAGCCGAACGGTTATCGTATTCTTTTATCGCCACCAGCAATACCCGTAAACCATCTTCGTTCAGCTTTCTTGAGGTATTTAAGACCGTTTCGCGCATGCCGGCATCAATCGGAACAATGGCATCTTTTTCGATGTGTATGCGGGCATTTTCACCGGGATAAAAAGAATGGGAACACAAATCGAGCATTTCCTCAACGGCACCTTTACAGATCAGCAGGTGTTTGCCGTTTTTCTGTTCCAGGATAACACTCATGCGGCGGCGCTGAAAGTCAAAAGGAATTTCATCTACTTTTTTGTAATCTTCTTCCACTTTCAGGTAATCGTGCAGTTCCACATGTTCTAAAACGGCTACATCCAAAAGGTTTTTCAAGCCGGTCTGGTGGAAGCTGTTAAAGTATGCCCATTTGAGGACCTCATCATCTTCATTGCCCAAAACGTTCAGATGCCGTTCTAAAATGATCTTATCCATAGTGAGCGTACCTGTTTTATCGGTACACAGTATGTCCATTGCGCCAATGTTCTGTATGGCATTCAGGCGTTTTACGATTACTTTCCGCTTACTCATGTTTTTTGCCCCTTTGGCCAGGTTGGCGGTAACGATCATTGGCAGCATTTCCGGGGTTAATCCCACTGCGATGGCAATAGCAAACAGCAGGGCATCAAACCAGTCGCCTTTGGTCAGTCCGTTAACGATAAAAACCAGAGGTACCATAACCAGCATATAGCGAATTAGCAGCCAGCTGACTTTATTGACGCCTTTATCAAAACTGGTTTCCGAACGTTTGCCGCTAATGGCTTTGCCAATTGCCCCCAGATAGGTCAGGTTTCCCGTGGCAACCACAATAGCCGTTGCGGTTCCGCTTACCACATTGGTTCCCATAAAGCAGATGTTTTCCAGTTCCAAAGGTGGTTTTGCCGTTGGATTCGTTACCGGAGCTTCTCTTTTTTCCAAAGGCAGGGATTCTCCGGTGAGTATTGCCTGGCTCACAAACAAATCTTTGGATTGTATTATCCGGATATCGGCAGGGATCATGTCGCCGGCACTCAAATAGAGAATATCACCCGGTACCAGATCTTTAAACGAAATTTCCTGTTTGCCGATGGTTTTACGCAATACGGTTGCTGTTGTGGTGACCATGTTTTTTAAGGCTTCGGCAGCCTGGTTGCTGCTGTATTCCTGCCAGAACCGCAGCAGGGAACTGAGAATGATCATTACACTCACAACGATTACCGTTTTATAGTCCTGTTCGCCCGGTGCGGCTAAAATAATATCCATTACGGCAGAGATAACCACCAGAGCGATTAATACGGCTATAAACGGGTTTACAAAAGCCATGAACAGCTGTTTGTACCAGGAAGGCGCTTTTTCGTGCTGGATTTCGTTAGGACCGAATTTTTTTAATTTTTCTTCCGCCGTTTGCTGGCTCAATCCGGCTTCGTTGGTTTCCAGTAAGGCATATATAAGATTACCGTCGGCTTTTGCAATAGCATTAAGCCGGGTAGCGGCACTTTCTTCAAAGTTTGAAAAAGCTTTGTTCCCGTTTTTTATTTTTGTTGTCAACATTTTGATAAGGTTTTGCTTTTTATATTTCAGCTTGTTGTCCTGTAAATTCCCAGCTCACTTTGGTTACTTCCTGTTCAATGGTGAGCCGACTTACTATCTGTTCCATGATATAATCCTGTATGCCGGCTGCCGTGATTTCTGCAACGATTAAAGTTGAGGTCTGATTTTCATTATCGCTGCTGGCAAGGGAGCGGAGCACTATTTTTTCATTGTTCCCCAATTGCTGTATTAACAATACCCGGATGTGGTTTTCCACATTGTTTTTACAGTTAATGATAATTTTATAGTCGGCAGGCAGGGAGGTATTTTTAGGAATAAATGTCAATACACTAAGCTTTGTGCCTACAGTACGCAATAACAAATGGGTAATGATTACGGTAACTGTGGTGAGTATTGCCTGGGGGAATAACCCTATTCCGACCAAAGCGCCTACAGCAGCAGCACACCACAAAGTAGCGGCTGTATTTAAACCCTGTACGTTCAAGCCGTCCTTCATGATCACGCCGGCACCCAGAAAACCGATTCCGGATACGATCTGTGCGGCTACTCTGCTGGGATCGCCGGAATGGCCGGTAATCGAAACCGACAGCAGTATAAAGGCGGCTGCTCCAATGGATACGAGGGTATTGGTGCGCAATCCGGCACTTTTTTGCCGCCATTGCCGCTCAATGCCTATAGCGGCTCCTAAAACGAAGGCGAGTGTTAACCGCACTGCAAATTCAGTTACCGAAAGCATAGGCAGCAGGATTAGACGGTTGATACTGTTGCGGTTTCGGAATCGTACCGGACTTTATGGTCTGTTCTTCGGAACCAATAGCGATAAAGGGCATAGTCCCGATACCGAGGTGAATATCGTAATATTCGGATGTGACAGGAGTTTTCTTGTTGTTGTAAAACGTCTTGTTTTTTATACGCTTTACGAATAAAAATATAAATTTCATGACTGATAAAGATTTTGTTCCCTGAAGAACAATACCGGTCATGTTCTTTACAGCGAAACGTTAGTACTTAAATTGGGATAATCGTCCATAATTTGTTTTATTAACTATGCAAAAGTAAAACAGCCCATTGGATTGGGCTGTTAGAGATGTTTTAGAAAAATATTAGAAAATCATTAGAGCGGGGAGAAGGTTTAGTTTTCGGTTCTTTTTTTCTCTTCTTCGTTCCCGAAATTTCGCTGGTCTACTTTCACTTTATTGTTTCCGAAGTTATACGTCAGTGATACTCTTACAAACCGGCTGCTGTTGTTTTCGTTATAAACTTGTTTGATGCCATTTACAACTGAAGTATAATCTTTTAAATAGGTTGTATTAAAGATATCATTGAAGAGTACGGCAACCTGCATATTATCGTTTAGGAAGCTTCTTTTTACCGCCAGGTTTAACCCGGAAACGGTTCCGTATTCATACAATCCTCTTTTGTAAGGAGAGCAATACAGATAGTCCAGCTGTAATTTGGTTTGCTTGTTCAGGGAGAAAGTATTGTTTGTGGCCAGATACACCTGCATTTTATTCATAGGAACCGCCTGGATGTTTGTTGCAAATACTGTTTTGGAACCCAATAGATAGATTAAGTTCTGACTTTGCCACCACGGTGCGATCGTTGCCGTGTAGTTTTCCCCGATACCGTAATAGTATTCTTTAAAGTAGTTTTCCCGACTGATGATCTGAGTGTTTGTTGCTGCATTGGAACTGAACACCACGCCATAACCATTGGTAATCACATTAAAGAAGGCATTGGTACGCAATTTTCCTTTGTAGGTATAGGTAAGATCGAAGTTATCATTGTAGGAAGGCTGTAAAAAAGGATTTCCTTCGGAATAGCTGTTGCTGTTCAGGTAAGCACGGAACGGGTTCAAATCGCGGAAACCAGGTCTGTTAATACGTTTTCCGTAGTTAAAAAGAAAACTATGATTGTCATTTTCGGTATAAGAAAGATAAACGGTCGGGAACAATTTGAAATAGTTGTTGGTATTGTTTTGGTTTAACGTTTGGGAATATCCTTCCGTTTGGGTGTTTTCAAGACGTAATCCTAATTGTACATTGAATTTGTCGTTTATTTTTTTAGTTCCGTTAATATAAACGGCCTGATTGCGTTCGCGGTATTCAAAGGTATTCGAACGGTTCGGATCCAGTTCCGGGCTACCGCTGATAGTGTTATAGTATTGAATAGCACCTTTACTGTTGCTGAAACTTACCTTGGCACCATAAGAAAGGCTGGCAAAAGCCAAAGGATGTTCCATATCGGCTTTTATAGTAAAGTTATTGATGTTCTGGCTGGAAATATTCCTGGCGGCCTGGTTAACGTTCAGGAAGGCGGCATCCGGTGAAAAGGTTTCGGCAGTAAAACGGTTGTCAATTTTAGCATCAAAAGTGAAATAATCCACATCTACGGCAATGTTTCTACCCAGCGTATCCAATTTTGAGATGATGTGGGCATTGTATGTCTGGCTGTTTGAATGCTGGTTGTTGCGGCCGTTATTGATTAATAAAGAATCCAGTGTTTTTCCGGTATTAAAGATATTGATCACAGCTTTATCCTTGCTGTCCGGGCTATTGAAATTCCCCAGGTACTGAGCGCCTATGCTGGTACGGTCGGATAGAGCATAATCGGCAGTGATGCGTCCGGAAGCATGATCCGTTTTTTGTTTGCCTTTGTATTTTAATTCCCATAATCCACCGGGATAGTAAGTGTCCAAATCCTGTCTGGACTGGGTATTTCCTGATTTTCCGGTACCGCTTACAGTGAATTTTAATTTGTCTTTGTTGTACAGGAAATTATTGCGCAGCGTAGTGGAGCCGTAAGTATTCTGGTCATAGGTAAGCGTAGTGCTGTTTTTCCAGGAATCTGAGGCACCTTTTTTAAGGATGATGTTAATCAGGCCGCCATCGCCTGCAGCTTCATATTTAGCCGGCGGATTGGTAATGATTTCGATATTCTTAATGTCGCTGGCCGATATTGATTTCAGGAAGCTGATTAGCTCCTCTCCGGACAGAGCTACAATTCTTCCGTCGATCATCACACGGGAAGCACCTTTGCCCAGCATACTGATGGCATTGTTTTGCACCACAAGACCCGGAGCGGTACTCATGGCATTAATGGCATCACCACCAGCGGCGGCGGCATTGTTATCTACAGTATATACCAGGCGGTCAATTTTTTGTTCCACCATTTTCTTGTTGGTTTTAATCACGACCTGTTGCAGGGTATTGGCACTTTCGCTAACAACGATAGTACCCAAATCGACAGGGGTATCCATCGTGATCTCTTTCTGCCAGTCGTTATAGCCTAAAAAGCTAATTTTAAGGTTGTAGGTGCCTTTATTCAGTTCCATTTCAAACGAGCCGTCTTCCAGGGTGGTCATACCGGTAATTATTTTTCCTTCGGGACTGGTGATAACAACATTTGCCCATGCTAACGGTGCTGCGGCATCGGTTACTTTTCCTTTTAACTGTAATGATTGTGCCATACAACATAATGGAAATAGTAATAACAGAAACAGGTTTACTTTTTTCATGATCTCAATTTTTGCGTTGGTTTTAATTATTTGAAGCAAAATTGCGGTAGCGAAAGTTCCTGTGCGACCGATAAAAAAAGTCGAACCATTTTTTGAAGATAAAATTGGTTCGACTTTCTTAAATGAGGCGTTCGACTTTTTTTAAAGCCTTTAAGATGAGGTGTTTCGGTATTGTGTAGGCGTTAGATTTGTATATTTTTTAAAAGAGGTATTAAAAGAAGATTTGGAGTTAAAACCCACTTCATATAAAATTTCCAGTACCGTTACATCGCTTTTTTCGGGATTTCTTAAAAGGTGCATAGCTTTCTGAATGCGGTATTCGTTTACAAAATCAAAGAAATGCTGATCCATGTGGTGGTTGATCAAAACGGATAGCTCTTTTACCGGCAGCTCAATCTGATCGGCCAGTTGCTGTATTGTCAGCGACGGATCCAGATAAGGCTCCTGAGCGATCATATAGCTTTTAAGCTGATTAATTTTTGCCGTGATGGGAGTGTCCTGTTCCGCTACGGTTTCCGGATGCGGATTGGCCTCTTCCGTATGAACGATGTCTTTTACCAGTTGTAATTTTGAATCAACGCTTCTGAATAGTTCCGGATAGTATAGGGCTTTGAGAACAAACCAGCATAATACAGATAAGGCAATCAGGCCGACAATTATGTTCAGCCAGATAAAAATACCGTCATGATCGGTATAAATAACGGTGTTCTTTACAAGTACGATAGTATGTGCAACGGTAGAGATAACGGTAATCTGGAACAGCCATTTGTATGTGGCACTCGTTGGATCGGTATAGTTTTCCCGGTAAATTTCCCTGAATTTTTTCAGAAGCAGGAAAACGGCAATAATATAAAAGGCAAATTGCAGCTCTGTAACCACGCGGATAAAGATCATTTCGGGAGATTTGGTCAGGTGGCTGAACAGTTGTTCTTTACCGGCAGTATCGGCAAAATACAGGCGTGGTGCCATAACGATATTCCCGATGAGGTAAGGAACGGCATGCAGCAAATGCTTGGGCTGTATGCGAAAATCGGAATAACAGACCGATAGCATGTACAGGTAAAAAAACGGCATGATTAACAGCGACATCAGGATCCGGAACATTTCCAGATTGAGAAGACTGCCGGTATAGCTGAACATAAAAAAACCGCTGATATCAACAGCACTCAGAATAATAAAGCAGGCAAACAGCCGGTTGCTCAATTTGTTCCGGGTTTGTACCGTTATCAGGAAGAGCGCTAAAAGAAAGGAAACAAAAACGGTGATTTTTGCAATCTGCGTAATTAAACTGATTTTATCCATCTAACGATCTTTATTGTTTTTAGAAGTCAGTATCCCAAGGTTTTTCTCCTGCATTTTTTCAATATTAAAATACAGACCTTTTATTTTAAATGTTTCGGTAGCGGCAATTTTAATAAAGTCACAATTGCCAACAAGTGATTGTCCGGTGTTGTTTAATTCCAGCATGTTGAGCAATACATATTCATGTCCCACAACAATAACGTGGAAACCGGTTTCACAGGTTACCCCGTCACCGGAATGCATGATCGTATTTAAAATACCATGGAAAATAGCGGATACTTTTTTGGATTGTTCTTCATCGCCTTTTAAATGATAGAGGTAAGCCAGGATGTTCATCATTCTGATATCGAACGGGAATTCCTGAATAGCGCTTTTGGTCAGTTCGATAATTTTGTCGTAGTCTTTCGGATCGAGTACCTCGCGGTTTAAATAAAGGGCTAGATCGTCTTCTTTAGAAAAGTTCCTGTAAGGGTCATAGTCTTTATCAAAAATATAACCATAGTACAGGTATTGGAAATCTGCTGCTGTCAGCGATGCATCATAACGGCTTAACCGTTCCTTTAATAACGGATAATAATAAACCGATTTTTTATTTTGTACTTCTTTCTGTATCTGTTTATAGTCCGGAACTTTAAACTCAAAATCCTGAGCAAAAGCAGCGGTTACGAACAATACGAACAGCGTGACTAAAAGGCCTCTTTTCATTAGAAATTAATTAAGGACTAAAAATAGTATTATGTTTTTATACTATTCAGGAATCATTGCAAATATTTTTGAAATTTCCCGGATTGCAATACTGCGATAGCCGGAGTACCCGGATTGCCGGGGTTTGCTATAGTTCCGGAAGATATTGTTATTTTTTAAGTGCTGAATAAAAAGTTCAGCTACTAAAAATAACTGATTTTAAGGGTGTTGTTATCATGTTGTTAATTTAATTTTTAATTTTCTGAGTAAAAATTAAATTATTGTGTAAAAATATATAAAATACACGCTTTTTTAGTAACTTGTGAAAGCGATCCCAAATCTAAATTACCTATGACTACAGTTGCTTTTTTCAGGTTATACAAAAATGTAACATTTTCATATTCAATAGTGAAAAGTTTAAAGAGACTACCGTTTCAGCGATATTTAGATTGCTTTAGTAGTATTATTTATCCACCGGTTTTACTAGAAAAATATGAAAACAGCTTTACTCCTGTATAAAGAGGCGTCATTTTTAAAAGAAAAGAATGACGACGGTTTGAATTATGAAGCCGCACAATTGCTTATTGGCTTCGGTGCACCCGGATTAATTTCAGATCCCGATACGTATGCTTTTCTCAGAAAGCGGTTTCCGCTGGCCGATATTGCGCTCTGCTCTTCTGCCGGAGAGATTTATCAGAAAGAAGTGGTAGACGATACGATCACGTTAACGGCACATGAATTTTCGGCTACAGCGATCAAAACATCACAAATTGATATTGCGGATTACGATTCCGGTTTTACCGCCGGGAAAGCACTGGTGGAAAACCTTCCCGATGAAGGACTGCGGTTAATATTTGTACTGTCTGATGGCGGAAAAGTAAACGGGAGTGAATTGGTTAAAGGGATGAATGCGGCCAAATCGAAACAGGTATTAATTACCGGCGGACTGGCCGGTGATGCCGACCGGTTTGAAAAAACCTATGTGGGTTTAAACAGTGTTCCGCAAACCGGTAAGATAATTGCCATTGGTTTTTATGGCGATAAACTCTTGCTTTCACACGGTTCCTTGGGCGGATGGGAGACTTTCGGATTGAAAAAAACAGTAACAAAATCGAGTGAAAATATATTATATGAAATAGACAACAAGAACGCCCTGGACCTGTATAAAAACTACCTGGGGATATATGCTTCCGAACTGCCCGGATCGGCATTATTATTCCCTTTGGCACTAACTTTAAAAGACAGTGGGGAAACGATAGTAAGAACCATATTGTCCATTGACAACAACAATAAAAGCATGACTTTTGCCGGTGATTTGCCTGTGGGAAGTGAAGTACAATTTATGAAGGCAAATTTTGATAAACTGGTCGATGCGGCAAGTGATGCCGCCAATACGTGTTTAGCCATACAGCATGCCGCTCCCAAGCTCGCTATACTGATTAGCTGCGTGGGAAGAAAACTGATATTGGGAAACAGGATAGAGGAAGAGGTGGAAGCGGTTTCCGATATTTTCGGTGCCGCAACACTACTGACCGGGTTTTACTCTTATGGCGAAATTTCCCCGATGCGGCCTTTCTCTAATTGTGAACTTCATAACCAAACGATGACAATTACCGGACTTAATGAAATTGAGTGATCATGACGTATCATAAGTTATTACAAAA
This region of Flavobacterium inviolabile genomic DNA includes:
- a CDS encoding DUF4421 family protein; the encoded protein is MSPNRRLHILFFLILLAFEQNAIAQTDSTYIGTFSQEYSGRVFIARKYTSLSHETGNDKTDEYMPNNPFDIGAGFSWGGSSFSFSHGFNFLADPEKGKTRSLDLQYHYYGKKIVLDFFGQDYKGFYLEDTNKENIIGMYPDMQLTKVGLFGQYVFNGNKFSYRSAFDQTERQLKSAGSLLLGGGIYYTRVRAETSLAFYKDLYQVGPSIGYAYTWVINRHFFLTGSVTPGLTVGFKNINDTLIWNPSVFFRSAFGYNADSWSLNASFLLNKLYVSYKDDNHISLNSGNFQFTFIKRFDSNSRILKKIPRF
- the mgtA gene encoding magnesium-translocating P-type ATPase; translated protein: MLTTKIKNGNKAFSNFEESAATRLNAIAKADGNLIYALLETNEAGLSQQTAEEKLKKFGPNEIQHEKAPSWYKQLFMAFVNPFIAVLIALVVISAVMDIILAAPGEQDYKTVIVVSVMIILSSLLRFWQEYSSNQAAEALKNMVTTTATVLRKTIGKQEISFKDLVPGDILYLSAGDMIPADIRIIQSKDLFVSQAILTGESLPLEKREAPVTNPTAKPPLELENICFMGTNVVSGTATAIVVATGNLTYLGAIGKAISGKRSETSFDKGVNKVSWLLIRYMLVMVPLVFIVNGLTKGDWFDALLFAIAIAVGLTPEMLPMIVTANLAKGAKNMSKRKVIVKRLNAIQNIGAMDILCTDKTGTLTMDKIILERHLNVLGNEDDEVLKWAYFNSFHQTGLKNLLDVAVLEHVELHDYLKVEEDYKKVDEIPFDFQRRRMSVILEQKNGKHLLICKGAVEEMLDLCSHSFYPGENARIHIEKDAIVPIDAGMRETVLNTSRKLNEDGLRVLLVAIKEYDNRSANYSVADESKMVLTGFIGFLDPAKPSAKPAIESLQKLGVQVKVLTGDNDIVTRKICRDVGIPFHHVLLGNEIEKMTDDELSSKLEETSVFAKLNPVQKSRIVQLFQAQQHTVGFMGDGINDAPALRNADVGISVDTAVDIAKESADIILLEKDLMVLRKGVIYGRRTFGNIIKYIKMTASSNFGNMFSMLGASILLPFLPMLPIHLLIQNLLYDISQISIPWDRMDEDFLEKPQKWDAAGISRFMLCIGPISSIFDYATFAVLFFVFKANAPEHQSLFQTGWFVEGLLSQTLIVHMIRTRKIPFVQSWATAPVVALTSFVMLVGLAIPFTPFAKTVNLQALPLAYFPWLIGILTGYCLLTQLVKTQFLKKFGQWL
- a CDS encoding MgtC/SapB family protein; its protein translation is MLSVTEFAVRLTLAFVLGAAIGIERQWRQKSAGLRTNTLVSIGAAAFILLSVSITGHSGDPSRVAAQIVSGIGFLGAGVIMKDGLNVQGLNTAATLWCAAAVGALVGIGLFPQAILTTVTVIITHLLLRTVGTKLSVLTFIPKNTSLPADYKIIINCKNNVENHIRVLLIQQLGNNEKIVLRSLASSDNENQTSTLIVAEITAAGIQDYIMEQIVSRLTIEQEVTKVSWEFTGQQAEI
- a CDS encoding outer membrane beta-barrel family protein — protein: MKKVNLFLLLLFPLCCMAQSLQLKGKVTDAAAPLAWANVVITSPEGKIITGMTTLEDGSFEMELNKGTYNLKISFLGYNDWQKEITMDTPVDLGTIVVSESANTLQQVVIKTNKKMVEQKIDRLVYTVDNNAAAAGGDAINAMSTAPGLVVQNNAISMLGKGASRVMIDGRIVALSGEELISFLKSISASDIKNIEIITNPPAKYEAAGDGGLINIILKKGASDSWKNSTTLTYDQNTYGSTTLRNNFLYNKDKLKFTVSGTGKSGNTQSRQDLDTYYPGGLWELKYKGKQKTDHASGRITADYALSDRTSIGAQYLGNFNSPDSKDKAVINIFNTGKTLDSLLINNGRNNQHSNSQTYNAHIISKLDTLGRNIAVDVDYFTFDAKIDNRFTAETFSPDAAFLNVNQAARNISSQNINNFTIKADMEHPLAFASLSYGAKVSFSNSKGAIQYYNTISGSPELDPNRSNTFEYRERNQAVYINGTKKINDKFNVQLGLRLENTQTEGYSQTLNQNNTNNYFKLFPTVYLSYTENDNHSFLFNYGKRINRPGFRDLNPFRAYLNSNSYSEGNPFLQPSYNDNFDLTYTYKGKLRTNAFFNVITNGYGVVFSSNAATNTQIISRENYFKEYYYGIGENYTATIAPWWQSQNLIYLLGSKTVFATNIQAVPMNKMQVYLATNNTFSLNKQTKLQLDYLYCSPYKRGLYEYGTVSGLNLAVKRSFLNDNMQVAVLFNDIFNTTYLKDYTSVVNGIKQVYNENNSSRFVRVSLTYNFGNNKVKVDQRNFGNEEEKKRTEN
- a CDS encoding helix-turn-helix domain-containing protein; protein product: MDKISLITQIAKITVFVSFLLALFLITVQTRNKLSNRLFACFIILSAVDISGFFMFSYTGSLLNLEMFRILMSLLIMPFFYLYMLSVCYSDFRIQPKHLLHAVPYLIGNIVMAPRLYFADTAGKEQLFSHLTKSPEMIFIRVVTELQFAFYIIAVFLLLKKFREIYRENYTDPTSATYKWLFQITVISTVAHTIVLVKNTVIYTDHDGIFIWLNIIVGLIALSVLCWFVLKALYYPELFRSVDSKLQLVKDIVHTEEANPHPETVAEQDTPITAKINQLKSYMIAQEPYLDPSLTIQQLADQIELPVKELSVLINHHMDQHFFDFVNEYRIQKAMHLLRNPEKSDVTVLEILYEVGFNSKSSFNTSFKKYTNLTPTQYRNTSS
- a CDS encoding DUF4919 domain-containing protein — translated: MKRGLLVTLFVLFVTAAFAQDFEFKVPDYKQIQKEVQNKKSVYYYPLLKERLSRYDASLTAADFQYLYYGYIFDKDYDPYRNFSKEDDLALYLNREVLDPKDYDKIIELTKSAIQEFPFDIRMMNILAYLYHLKGDEEQSKKVSAIFHGILNTIMHSGDGVTCETGFHVIVVGHEYVLLNMLELNNTGQSLVGNCDFIKIAATETFKIKGLYFNIEKMQEKNLGILTSKNNKDR
- a CDS encoding FIST signal transduction protein yields the protein MKTALLLYKEASFLKEKNDDGLNYEAAQLLIGFGAPGLISDPDTYAFLRKRFPLADIALCSSAGEIYQKEVVDDTITLTAHEFSATAIKTSQIDIADYDSGFTAGKALVENLPDEGLRLIFVLSDGGKVNGSELVKGMNAAKSKQVLITGGLAGDADRFEKTYVGLNSVPQTGKIIAIGFYGDKLLLSHGSLGGWETFGLKKTVTKSSENILYEIDNKNALDLYKNYLGIYASELPGSALLFPLALTLKDSGETIVRTILSIDNNNKSMTFAGDLPVGSEVQFMKANFDKLVDAASDAANTCLAIQHAAPKLAILISCVGRKLILGNRIEEEVEAVSDIFGAATLLTGFYSYGEISPMRPFSNCELHNQTMTITGLNEIE